ACGGACTTCGCCACCCAGGTCGACCTCGATCTGGAACGGCGGATCTCGGCCGAGCTCGAGGACCGGACGCAGATCCCGGTTCACGGTGAGGAATTCGGCGGCGCCGACCCGGTCGACGGCCCGGTGTGGGTGCTCGACCCGGTCGACGGCACGTTCAACTATTCGGCGGGCATGCCGCTGACCGGCATCCTGCTCGGCCTCGTCGTCGACGGTGAGGCGACACTCGGCCTGACGTGGCTGCCGCTGCTGAACCGGAAGTACGCCGCCCACGCCGACGGTCCGCTGATGATCAACGGCGAGGTCGCCGAACCGTTGCCGGACATGCCGCTGGAGGAGGCCGCGATCGCCTTCGGGCCCTTCAACGCCGCCGGGCGTGGCCGCTATGCGGGTGATCGTCGGGCAGACCTGTTGCGCGCGTTGAGTTCCCGCGTCGCCCGCATCCGGATGACGGGCAGTACCGGCGTCGACATGGCGTTCACCGCCTCGGGCGTCTTCGGCGGCGCCGTCGCGTTCGGTCGGCATCCGTGGGACAACGCGGCGGGCGCCGCGCTGGTCCGGGCCGCCGGCGGGGTCGCCTCCGACATCGCGGGTGAGCGCTGGACGGTCGCCTCCCCGTCACTGGTCGCGGGTACGCCGACCGTACATGCGGGTCTGATGGCAGTGATCGAGGAAACGGTCGGGGAGTGGTCGGAATGAGCGCCCCGGCAACCGATGAGACAGGCACGAGAGCATCCCATGAAGAACGAGCACGCGAAGGAGACACGATGACGCTGGCGACCCGGGTCATCCCGTGCCTCGACGTCGACGACGGTCGCGTCGTGAAGGGCGTCAACTTCGAGAACCTCCGCGACGCCGGCGATCCCGTCGAGCTGGCCGAGCGTTATGACCGCGAGGGCGCCGACGAACTGACCTTCCTCGACGTCACCGCGTCGAGCTCGGGACGTTCCACGATGATCGACGTCGTCAAGCGGACCGCCGATCAGGTGTTCATCCCGCTGACCGTCGGCGGCGGCATCCGCACCGTCGAGGACGTCGACATGATGCTGCGCGCCGGCGCGGACAAGGTCAGCGTCAACACCGCCGCGATCGCACGCCCCGAGGTCCTCGGCGAGATGAGCCGACGATTCGGCTCGCAGTGCATCGTCCTGTCGGTCGACGCGCGGACCGTGCCGGAGGGCTCGGAGCCGACGCCGTCAGGCTGGGAGGTCACCACGCACGGCGGCCGCAAGGGCACCGGCATCGACGCCGTCGAATGGGCGCGACGCGGCCAGGACCTCGGTGTCGGTGAGATCCTGCTCAACTCGATGGACGCCGACGGCACCAAGCAGGGTTTCGACCTGCGCATGCTCAAGGCGGTCCGCGCGGCCGTGCGGGTCCCGGTCATCGCCAGCGGCGGTGCGGGCAAGGTCGAGGACTTCGCACCCGCCGTCCAGGCCGGTGCGGACGCAGTGCTCGCCGCCTCGGTCTTCCACTTCGGCGAACTCACCATCCACGAGGTGAAGGCGGCCATGGCCGAGGCCGGGATCACCGTCCGATGACACAGGCAGGAGAACGCTGATGGCACTCGATCCGGCGCTCGCCGCACGTCTCAAGCGCAACGCCGACGGACTGTTCAGCGCGGTTGCGCAGGAACGTTCCACCGGCGACGTCCTGATGGTCGCGTGGATGGACGACGCCGCTCTCGAGCAGACGCTCGCCACCCGCAAGGCGACCTACTACTCGCGCTCGCGCCAGGAGTACTGGGTCAAGGGCGAGACGAGCGGCCACACCCAGTACGTGCACGACGCACGCCTCGACTGCGACGGCGACACCGTGTTGCTCGTCGTCGACCAGGTCGGCGCGGCCTGCCATACCGGGAACCACAGCTGTTTCGACACCGGCTCGCTGCCGTTCGGAGTAGAAGCCCGGCCGGTCGACTCCGCACAGTAGATTTCCATCGTGATCACACCCGAAAGGCGGTGACGCTGCATGCCCCTCATCCAGATCTCGCAGACCCCCGGACTCTCCGACCGCGTCAAGCGCGAGACCATCGCGGCGGTGACCGAGGCGTACGCCAAGGCGACCGGCAAGAACCCGGATTCCGTCTGGGTGACGATCACCGAGGTACCCCGTACCCAGTGGGGCGTCGGCGGCGAGCCCCTCGGATGAGCGGCGTGACATCGGCGGCCGAGGCCCACACGACGACCCTCACGGACTTCCTCGACCTCGCCCGCGACCATCGCGTGGTGCCGGTGACCCGCAAGGTGCTCGCCGATTCCGAGACCCCGCTGTCGGCGTACCGCAAGCTCGCCGGCGATCGTCCCGGCACCTTCCTGCTGGAGTCGGCGGAGAACGGCCGGTCCTGGTCGCGCTGGTCCTTCATCGGGGCCGGGGCGCCGTCGGCGCTGACCGTCGTCGACGGTCAGGCGCACTGGTGGGGTTCGGTGCCGGTGGGCGCCCCCGAGGGAGGCGACGCCCTCGAGGTGCTGGCCGAGTCCCTGCGCGTGCTCAAGACCGACCCGTTGCCCGGCATGCCGCCGCTGACCGGCGGCTTTGTCGGGTTCATGGCCTACGACATGGTCCGACGCCTCGAGCGGCTCCCGGAGACCACCGTCGACGACCTCGGTCTCCCGGACATGATGATGGTGCTGGCCACCGACCTCGCCGCCGTCGACCACCACGAGGGCACGATCACGCTGATCGCCAACGCCGTCAACTGGGACGGCTCGGACGAGCGCGTCGAAGAGGCGTACGCCGACGCCGTGGCCCGGCTCGACCGGATGACCGAGGCGCTGGCCGCACCCGCGTCGTCGACGGTCTCGACCTTCGACCGGCCCAAGCCGGACTTCACCGCGCAGCGCACGCTCGAGGAGTACAGCGAGATCGTCACGAGTCTCGTCGGCGAGATCGAGGCGGGTGAGGCCTTCCAGGTCGTGCCGTCGATGCGATTCGAGATGGACACCGATGCCGATCCGCTCGATGTCTACCGCGTGCTCCGTGCATCCAATCCCAGCCCGTACATGTACCTGCTGCGGATGCCGGGGACTGAGGCGAACAGCGACACCGCGGCCCCCGACGCGATCGCCCGCAAGCCGTTCACGATTGTCGGCAGCAGCCCGGAGGCACTGGTCACCGTCTCCGACCGGATCGCGACCACGCACCCCATCGCCGGCACGCGCTGGCGCGGCGCCACCGAGGAAGAGGACCAGCTGCTCGGCAAGGGTCTTCTCGAGGACGAGAAGGAGAACGCCGAACACCTCATGCTCGTCGATCTCGGTCGAAACGATCTCGGCCGCGTGTGCGTCCCGGGCACGGTGAAGGTCAGCGACTACCGCCACATCGAGCGGTACAGCCACGTCATGCACCTGGTGTCGACGGTGTCGGGCACCCTGCGCGAGGACAAACACGCGCTCGACGCGGTGACCGCCTGCTTCCCGGCGGGCACGCTCACCGGTGCGCCCAAGGTGCGCGCGATGGAGCTCATCGACGAACATGAAAAGACACGGCGCGGTCTCTACGGCGGTATCGTCGGCTACCTCGACTTCGCCGGCAACGCAGACACCGCGATCGCCATCCGCACCGCGCTCCTCGCGCGCGGCCAGGCCTATGTGCAGGCCGGTGGCGGCGTGGTCGCCGACAGCGAGCCCGAATACGAGTACAACGAGGCGCGCAACAAGGCGACCGCGGTGCTCAACGCCGTCGCCGCCGCGTCGACGATGACAAGGGTCGGGGAGACCCCGACAGGAGACAGCGCGTGACATCCGCGGAGCATCCGGCCGAGTCGTCCCAGCCGGGGGCGTCCAAGACCGGGCCGAAGTCCTCGCGACGGCCGCAGATGATCGCGGCGATCCTGATGCTGGCCACGGCTGCCGCGTTCTGGGGTGCGAGCCGGCTGACCTGGGCGACCGTGTCGGCCGAGGACGGCCTCTCACCCCAGCGCACTTTCGACGTCAAGGGATCGGACTGGAGTCCCTGGCTCACGCCGCTTGCCCTGGTGTACCTCGCCGGCATCGCCGCGGTGCTGTCGGTACGCGGTTGGGGCCTGCGCCTGGTCGCGCTGCTCGTGGCTGTCGGTGGCGTGCTCGCCGCCTTCCCGGCGATCTCGCTGATCGTCGGCGGCGCCGACTCCGAGTACGCCGCCGACGCCGGGGACATCCCGGACCGGTACATCGCTCTCTACACCGACACCCAGTGGCTGCCCGCCGCGCTGGTCCTACTCGGCACGGTGTGTGCCGTCGCCGCCGCGGTTGTGCTGCTCCGGGTCGCCAGAGGTGCGACGATGTCGTCGAAGTACAAGACCCCCGCAGCCCGGCGCGAGGAGCTCGAGACCGAGATCTTCGCCGACTACGAGCGGCGGAAGAAGGCGGGCGCGGCCGACACCACCCAGACCGGGGACACCCCGGCCGGCGGCGCCGCGACCGGCGGAAAGGGCGGTCGGTCGGCCGACGACCCGGACGCGAACGAGCGCATGATGTGGGACGCGCTCGACACGGGCATCGATCCGACGGATCCGACCGATTCGGACGAACGCTGATCCTGCGGGCGAGCAGTGACCCGATCCACAGGTCTCCCTGAGACTCGCACGGCAGGCTGAGATATGCGTAACAGTCCAGGACCGCTCCCGTCTCGGAGAGGATCGGCCAACCCCGTGACAGGTCGCCGAGACGATCGGGCTACCCTGAGACCACACGACGAGCGGAAGGGAGCGGAGTCGCTGTGAGCATGCCCAACGTTCTCGAGTCGATCATCGAGGGAGTCAAAGCCGACGTCGCCGCACGTGAAGCGGTGGTCGATTTCGCTGCTGTGAAGGCCGCATCGGCGAAGGCTCCCGCTCCCCGGGACGCCATGGCCGCACTCCGTCAGCCCGGTATCGGGGTGATCGCCGAGGTCAAGCGAGCCAGCCCGTCCAAGGGTGAACTGGCCACGATCGGCGATCCCGCCGAACTGGCCGGGGCCTACGAAGAAGGCGGCGCCCGCATCATCAGCGTGCTGACCGAGGAGCGACGCTTCCACGGATCACTCGCCGACCTCGACGCCGTTCGCGCGGCAGTCGACATCCCGGTCCTGCGCAAGGACTTCATCGTCGGGCCGTATCAGATCCATGAGGCCCGTGCCCACGGCGCCGATGTCATCCTGCTGATCGTGGCAGCCCTCGAGCAGAACGTCCTCGCCTCGCTGCTCGACCGCACCGAGAGCCTCGGCATGACCGCGCTCGTGGAGGTCCACACCGAGGAAGAGGCCGACCGTGCCCTCGAGGCAGGTGCGTCGGTCGTCGGCGTGAACGCCCGCAACCTCAAGACCCTCCAGGTCGAGCGGGACACCTTCTCTCGCATCGCCCCCGGCCTGCCGACCGAGACCATCCGCATCGCGGAGTCGGGCGTGCGCGGCACCGCCGATCTGCTGGCCTACGCAGGCGCAGGCGCCGACGCCGTCCTGGTGGGTGAGGGACTAGTGACAAGTGGTGACCCCCGCGCCGCGGTGCGTGAGCTGGTCACCGCGGGTACCCACCCGTCGTGCCCGAAACCAGTTCGCTGACATACGTCTTCGGGCCGTGTTCGGTCCATGTCGTCGTCGGCCCGATCGACTGTGAGATGTAGTGACCGCCCATCCTGACTCGGCCCATCCCGACTCTTCCGCGACCGTGCTCCCGCCGGCCAGTACCGGCTTGACGACGCGTACGTCGATCGAACCCGACGAGGGCGGCCATTTCGGCGTCTACGGCGGACGGCACGTGCCGGAAGCCCTGATGGCGGTCATCGACGAGGTCACCGCCACCTTCTACAAGATTCGCACCGACGACGACTTCCTGAACGAACTCGACCGTCTGCAGCGTGATTACGCCGGACGTCCGTCGCCGCTGTACGAGGCGAAGCGCCTCGCCGAGCACGCCGGGGGAGCGCGGATCTTCCTCAAGCGCGAGGATCTCAACCACACCGGCTCGCACAAGATCAACAACGTTCTCGGGCAGGCGCTTCTGGCCCAGCGAATGGGCAAGAACCGCATCATCGCCGAGACCGGCGCCGGCCAGCACGGCGTGGCCACCGCCACCGCATGTGCGCTCCTGGGCCTCGAATGCGTGATCTACATGGGTCGTGTCGACACCGATCGCCAGGCGCTCAACGTCGCCCGGATGCGTTTGCTCGGCGCCGAGGTCATCGCCGTCGACAACGGTTCGGCCACGCTGAAAGACGCCATCAACGAGGCCATGCGTGACTGGGTCACCAACGCGCACAACACCTATTACTGCTTCGGCACCGCCGCCGGCCCGCACCCGTTCCCGGTGATGGTCCGCGACCTCCAGCGCGTCGTCGGCCTCGAGGCCAGGGCCCAGATCCTCGACAAGGCCGGACGCCTGCCCGATGCCGTGACCGCCTGCGTCGGTGGCGGTTCCAACGCCATAGGTATCTTCCATCCGTTCATCGACGACTCCGACGTTCGTCTCGTCGGTTTCGAGGCGGCCGGTGACGGCGTCGAAACCGGCCGTCACGCAGCGACTTTCACCGGCGGCACGCCGGGAGCGTTCCAGGGCGCCTACTCGTACCTGCTGCAGGACGAAGACGGACAGACGACCGAGTCCCACTCGATCTCCGCGGGTCTCGACTACCCGGGCGTCGGCCCCGAACATGCCTACCTCAAGGACACCGGCCGGGCCGAGTACCGACCGATCACCGACACCGAGGCGATGGATGCGCTCGCGCTGCTGAGCCGTCGCGAGGGGATCATTCCCGCGATCGAGTCCGCGCACGCGGTCGCCGGTGCATTGAAGCTCGGCAAGGAACTCGGCGAGGGCGCGATCATTGTCGTCAGCCTCTCCGGACGCGGCGACAAGGACGTCGACACCGCTGCGCGCTGGTTCGGTCTCTTCGACCCGCCGCCGTCGCAGGACGAGGCAAAGGCCACCAGCGGACAGCCGGGAGAACAGGCATGAGCGCAGACACCATCTCATCGAAGACCGGACCGGTTTTCGACAAGTGCCGCGAGGAGAACCGCAGCGCCCTCATCGGATATCTCCCCGTGGGTTATCCGACGCTGGACGATTCGCTGACCTCGTTCCGGACGATGGTCGACGTCGGTTGCGACATCATCGAGGTGGGCGTGCCCTACTCCGATCCGGTGATGGACGGTCCGACCATCCAGGAGGCCGCCGACCTCGCCCTCACCAACGGCGTTCGGGTGCGCGACGTGTTCACCGCGGTGGAGGCGATCAGCTCGGCCGGCGGCACCGCGGTGGTCATGAGCTACTGGAACCCGGTGCTGCAGTACGGCGTCGAGAACTTCGCGCGGGACCTCGCCAACGCGGGCGGTGCCGGGCTCATCACGCCGAACCTGATTCCCGAAGAGGGCGCTCAGTGGCACGCCGCCTCGGATGAGTACGGCCTGGACCGCATATACCTCGTCGCGCCGTCGTCGACCACCGAGCGCATCGCGCTGACCGTCGACGCCTCCCGCGGATTCGTCTATGCCGCGTCCACGATGGGTGTCACCGGTGCGCGTGACGCGGTGTCGGACATGGCTCCCGAGCTGTGCGCACGCGTGCGGGAGTACTCCGACATCCCGATCGGCGTCGGACTCGGTGTCCGCAACCGTGAGCAGGCCGCCCAGATCGCGTCCTACTCCGACGGCGTCATCGTCGGCTCGGCTCTGGTGACCGCCGCCAAGGCCGGTCAGGACCGTTTGGCCTCGCTCGTCGGTGAACTCGCCGAGGGCGTGCGGTCGCGCCACGCTGCCGTCTGACGCTGCTTCAACGAGTCGCGGGCCACCTGTCCGCCGGTCGAGTAGCGGCCGAGGGGTTGCCCGAGGTCCGTATCCCGAGGCCGGCCACGCCCCGACAACCAGACCGCGCGGGAGTGGGTGCCGTGTCGGTTAGGGTTGCATGGTGAACGCGCCGACCACGACGATGCTCGCCTACATCCCCAGTCCGCCCCAGGGCGTGTGGGATCTCGGACCGTTCCCGCTGCGCGCGTACGCGCTGTGCATCATCGCGGGGATCATCGTCGCGGTCTGGTGGGGCAACCGCCGGTGGATCGCTCGCGGGGGACAGGAAGGCGAGGTCCTCGACGTCGCGATCTGGGCCGTCCCGTTCGGTCTCCTCGGTGGGCGCCTCTACCACCTCATCACCGACTGGAAGACCTACTTCGGGGCAGACGCCCCCAAGGAGCCACTCGACGCGCTGCGGATCTGGGACGGTGGTCTCGGAATCTGGGGTGCGGTCGCGCTCGGCGCGGTCGGTGCGTGGATCGGCGCCCGACGCCGCGGTATCCGACTACCCGCCTTCGGTGACGCGATCGCCCCGCCGATCCTGTTGGCCCAGGCCATCGGTCGGCTCGGCAACTACTTCAACCAGGAGCTGTACGGCCGGGAGACGACCCTGCCGTGGGGTCTGGAGATCTACGAACGGGTCAACAAGGCCGGCTACGCCAACGCCGGCCTGATCGACGGCAAGTCCAACGGCGTCGTGGTCGCTGTCGTCCAGCCGACGTTCCTCTACGAACTGCTGTGGAACGTCCTGATCGTGATCCTCCTGGTGGTCATCGACCGCAGGTTCCGCATCGGCCACGGCCGCCTGTTCGCGCTCTACATCGCCGGCTACTGCCTCGGCCGGTTCTTCATCGAGATGCTCCGTGACGACCGTGCCGCCGTCGCCAACTACATCGCCGGCATCCGTCCGAACCTCTTCACCGCCGCCCTCGTGTTCGTGTGCGCGATCGTCTACTTCGTCGTCGCGCCCAAGGGCCGTGAACAGGGCCTGGAGATGTACCACCCCGAACGCGCCGCCGAACTCGAGGAACAGGGTGTCGCCGGATACGTCGACGACTGGTACGACGAGGACTTCGACGACCTCGATGCTGTCGAAGACGACGAACCGCCCGCAGATGTGGACACACTGGACGCCCTCGACGCCGAGGCCGACAAGGTGGAGACCAGTAGTGTCCCAACCGCACCTGCAGCCGTGAAGGCAGAGGATCACGAGCCCGCGGTCGAAACCGCCGACGAGTCGAGCCCGGAGGATGATTCGCCGGCTCCCCGCGAGGTTGCCGAGCCGGTGGTTCCGGTGGTCGACCACGACCACGACGACGACGCCGCGGTCGCGGAGACCGAGGCCCCGGAACCCGAGGGAGAGGAGGCCGAAGCCGAAGCGGCAACGCTCGCAGCGGAGGCTGAGGAGTTGGAGCCTGCCGCGGAGGAGCCCGACGCAGCCGAGTCCGCTGAGGGAGGCGACCCGGAGGTCACGAATCCCGAGGTAGAGGACGACGCGACCGCCGACGCGGAAGACGGAGCCTCGGTCGATGCAGCAGCGGACGACGAGGCCGACGACGTCGTCGAGACCGAAGACGTCGTGGACGCCGACGTCGAATCCGAGGACGCGGCAGGCAATGCCGAACCCGAGGACGCAGCAACTGCCGTCTCGGAGCCAGAGGACGAGGCACCCGGCGTCTTCGAATCTGAGGACGCGACAACTGGCACCGCAGAGCCTGAGGACGCCACGACAGGCTCGGCTGATGCCGACCCCGAACCGTCTGACGCTCAAACCGGTGACGCAGAACTGCCGAACGCGGATCAGGCCGATGCGAAAGCCACCGACGCCGGAGAGACCGACGCCGGAGAGACCGATGCGGCAAGCAGTCTCCGCCGCCGGGTCGCCTCCCGGTTCCGTCGGCGTCGTTCCTGATCTTCCCGGCTCCGGGAGAACCGAGCACGAAAGCCGCTTGGCGACAACCACCGCTGTTCTGCGCCCTCCGGTCGCGAGTATCACAGCCGTCGAGCACACGCGTTCGCCGTGCTGTTCGGATACGATCGAATTTCACGACGCGCGATCTCCGACCGCCCGGTACCGACCGTCTCGTCCCACGGGTCGCGACGGATTCGACTCAGCCCGGTACCGATCTCGGCACGGTCATCCGCTCGCCGCGCAATACTCCTCGGGCCAGTGCTGTCCCAGTGGACACTCAGCAGCGATCCGTTCCGGATCGAGTGGAGGTAGTGATGCTGTTTTCTGCGCTCCCGGCCAAGCAGGGCCTGTACGACCCGGAGGCCGAGGTCGACTCCTGCGGTGTCGCGATGGTCGCCGACATCCATGGACGTCGTTCGCATTCCATCGTTGCCGACGGGCTGCTGGCACTGGAGAACCTCGAGCACCGCGGGGCCGCCGGAGCCGAGACCAACAGCGGCGACGGCGCCGGCATCCTGATCCAGCTGCCCGACGAATTGCTGCGCGCCGCCGTCGACTTCGAGCTGCCCGAGCCGGCCGCGGATGGCTCCCACACCTATGCCGCGGGTACCTGCTTCCTGCCCATGGACGAGGAACTGCGCCGGCAGGCGATCGCGCGGGTGGAGGCGCTCGCCGCCGACGAGGGCATCACCATCCTCGGCTGGCGCGACGTCCCGGTCGACCACGAGCACGCCGACATCGGCGGCACCGCGGTCGCCTGTATGCCGTACATGATGCAGCTGTTCGTCACCGTCCACCCCGAGGCGGGTGCCGAGCGCATCGGCGGTGCGGCCCTCGACCGCTTCATCTATCCGTTCCGCAAGCAGGCCGAGCGCGTCACCCCGGAGATCGAGGAGGCGGGCCTCGGCCTGTACTTCCCGTCGCTGTCGAGCCGCACCATGGTCTACAAGGGCATGCTCACCACGATGCAGTTGCCGCTGTACTACGAGGACCTGCGCGACGACCGCTGCCAGAGCGCCATCGCGATCGTCCACTCGCGCTTCTCCACCAACACCTTCCCGTCGTGGCCGCTCGCGCATCCGTTCAGGTTCGTCGCCCACAACGGCGAGATCAACACGGTGCGCGGCAACCGCAACCGCATGCGCGCCCGCGAGGCTCTGCTCGAGACCGACCTCATCCCCGGCGACCTCAAGCGCGCCTTCCCGATCTGCACCCCCGAGGCATCGGACTCGGCGTCGCTCGACGAGGTACTCGAACTGCTGCACCTCGGCGGCCGCAGCGTGCCGCACGCGGTCATGATGATGGTTCCCGAGGCGTGGGAGAACGTCCCCGACATGGACCCCAAACGCCGTGCGTTCCTTCAGTTCAACGCATCGCTGATGGAGGCCTGGGACGGGCCGGCGTGTGTCACCTTCACCGACGGTACCGTGGTCGGCGCGGTGCTCGACCGGAACGGGCTGCGCCCCGGCCGCTGGTGGCAGACGCGCGACGGCCGGATCATCCTCGCCTCGGAGGCGGGTGTCCTCGACGTCCCGGTCGACGACGTCATCAGCAAGGGCCGCCTCGAACCGGGCCGCATGTTCCTCGTCGACACCGCCCAGGGCCGGATCATCCCCGACGAGGAGATCAAGGGCGAGCTGATGAACGCCGAGGCGTACGACGAGTGGCTGCACGCCGGGCTCCTCGACATCGCCACGCTTCCCGAACGCCCGGTCTTCCAGCCCAACCACGACACCGTGGTCCGCCGCCAGCTGTCGTTCGGGTACACCGAAGAGGACCTGAGGGTGCTGCTGACGCCGATGGCGGCGTCGGGTTACGAGCCGCTCGGCTCGATGGGCACCGACACCCCGATAGCCGTGCTGTCGCGGCGTTCCCGGTTGCTCTACGACTACTTCGTGGAACTCTTCGCGCAGGTCACGAACCCGCCGCTGGATGCGATCCGCGAGGAGATCGTCACCTCGATGGGGCGTGTGATGGGCCCGGAGCAGAACCTGCTCGACCCCACCGCCGCGTCGTGCCGCCAGATCATGCTGCACTGGCCGGTCCTCGACAACGCCGACCTCGCCAAGCTGGTCCACATCAACGACGACGGTGATCACCCGGGCCTGTCCGCCAAGGTGCTGCGCGCGCTGTACGAGGTGAACGAAGGGGGAGAAGGTCTCCGGGTCGCCCTCGAGGACCTGCGCGCGCGGGCCAGCCAGGCGATCGCCGAGGGCCACACCACCCTCGTCATCTCCGACCGGCTCACCGACTCCGGTCACGCACCGATCCCGTCGCTGCTGGCCATCTCGGCGGTCCACCATCATCTGGTGCGCACCAAGGAACGCACCCGGGTCGCGCTGGTCGTCGAATCCGGTGACGCCCGCGAGGTCCACCACATCGCGACGCTCATCGGTTTCGGTGCGGCCGCGGTCAATCCGTACCTGGCCCTGGAGACGATCGAGGACCTCATCGCCGAGGGCGAGCTGATCGGCGTCACCCCGTCGAAGGCCATCCGCAACTACCTCGAGGCGCTCGGCAAGGGCGTCTTGAAGGTGATGAGCAAGATGGGCATCTCGACCATAAGCTCCTACACCGCAGCACAGGCTTTCGAGGCCGTCGGCCTGTCGTCGGAGGTCGTGCGCGAGTACTTCACCCGCACGGTGTCGCGCATCGAGGGCGTCGGTCTCGACGAGCTCGCGGAGGAAGTTCGTATCCGGCATCACCGGGCGTTCCCGGAGAACCCGACCGAGCAGGTCTACCGACGTCTCGACTCGGGCGGCGAGTACCAGTACCGCCGCGAAGGCGAGCTGCACCTGTTCACCCCGGAGACCGTGTTCCTGCTGCAGCACGCCACCAAGACCGGGCAGGCGGAGATCTTCCAGAAGTACTCCGACGAGGTCGACCGGCTGTCGCGCAAGGGCGGCACGCTCCGCGGGCTGTTCGAGTTCGATCTCGATGCGCGCGAACCGATCCCGATCGAGGAGGTGGAACCGGTCGAGGAGATCCTGAAGCGCTTCAACACCGGCGCCATGAGCTACGGCTCGATCTCCGCCGAGGCCCACGAGACGATCGCGATGGCAATGAACAAGATCGGCGGCCGGTCGAACTCGGGGGAGGGTGGCGAGGACGTCGACCGCCTCTACGACCCGGAACGACGCAGCGCGGTCAAGCAGGTCGCGTCCGGTCGGTTCGGTGTGACCAGCGACTACCTGATCAACGCCACCGACATCCAGATCAAGATGGCGCAGGGCGCGAAACCCGGTGAGGGCGGCCAGCTTCCGGCGTACAAGGTGTACCCGTGGATCGCCAAGACCCGGCACTCGACGCCCGGTGTCGCGCTGATCTCGCCGCCGCCGCACCACGACATCTACTCGATCGAGGACCTCGCGCAGCTGATCCACGATCTGAAGAACGCCAACTCGCAGGCCCGCATCCACGTGAAGCTGGTCAGCGCGGTAGGCGTGGGAACGGTCGCGACCGGCGTCTCCAAGGCGCATGCCGACGTCGTGCTCATCTCCGGGCACGACGGCGGTACCGGTGCGTCGCCGCTGACCTCACTCAAGCACGCGGGCACCCCGTGGGAGATAGGCCTGGCCGACGCCCAGCAGACGCTCATGCTCAACGGTCTGCGCGACCGCATCACCGTGCAATGCGACGGTGCGCTGCGCACCGGCCGCGACGTCATCATGGCCGCCCTGCTCGGCGCCGAGGAGTACGGCTTCTCGACCGCGCCGCTCATCGTGGCGGGTTGCATCATGATGCGCGTGTGTCATCTCGACACCTGCCCGGTCGGCGTGGCGACCCAGAACCCGCAGCTGCGTTCGCGTTTCACCGGACAGGTCGACCACCTGGTCAACTTCTTCCGGTTCATCGCCGAGGACGTGCGGAAGTACCTGGCACTGCTGGGATACCGGACCCTCGACGAGGCCATCGGACAGTCGCAGCGGTTGCACACCGATTCCGCCGTGGCACATTGGAAGTCGAAGGGTCTCGATCTGTCGCCGATCTTCCGGAAGGTCGAAGGCAAGGGGCCGAGCAGGCGGGTGCGGGAGCAGTACCACGCACTCGACCGTGCGCTCGACCAGACGCTCATCCAGCTCGCCGAAGGCGCGCTGGAG
The sequence above is drawn from the Gordonia rubripertincta genome and encodes:
- the gltB gene encoding glutamate synthase large subunit gives rise to the protein MLFSALPAKQGLYDPEAEVDSCGVAMVADIHGRRSHSIVADGLLALENLEHRGAAGAETNSGDGAGILIQLPDELLRAAVDFELPEPAADGSHTYAAGTCFLPMDEELRRQAIARVEALAADEGITILGWRDVPVDHEHADIGGTAVACMPYMMQLFVTVHPEAGAERIGGAALDRFIYPFRKQAERVTPEIEEAGLGLYFPSLSSRTMVYKGMLTTMQLPLYYEDLRDDRCQSAIAIVHSRFSTNTFPSWPLAHPFRFVAHNGEINTVRGNRNRMRAREALLETDLIPGDLKRAFPICTPEASDSASLDEVLELLHLGGRSVPHAVMMMVPEAWENVPDMDPKRRAFLQFNASLMEAWDGPACVTFTDGTVVGAVLDRNGLRPGRWWQTRDGRIILASEAGVLDVPVDDVISKGRLEPGRMFLVDTAQGRIIPDEEIKGELMNAEAYDEWLHAGLLDIATLPERPVFQPNHDTVVRRQLSFGYTEEDLRVLLTPMAASGYEPLGSMGTDTPIAVLSRRSRLLYDYFVELFAQVTNPPLDAIREEIVTSMGRVMGPEQNLLDPTAASCRQIMLHWPVLDNADLAKLVHINDDGDHPGLSAKVLRALYEVNEGGEGLRVALEDLRARASQAIAEGHTTLVISDRLTDSGHAPIPSLLAISAVHHHLVRTKERTRVALVVESGDAREVHHIATLIGFGAAAVNPYLALETIEDLIAEGELIGVTPSKAIRNYLEALGKGVLKVMSKMGISTISSYTAAQAFEAVGLSSEVVREYFTRTVSRIEGVGLDELAEEVRIRHHRAFPENPTEQVYRRLDSGGEYQYRREGELHLFTPETVFLLQHATKTGQAEIFQKYSDEVDRLSRKGGTLRGLFEFDLDAREPIPIEEVEPVEEILKRFNTGAMSYGSISAEAHETIAMAMNKIGGRSNSGEGGEDVDRLYDPERRSAVKQVASGRFGVTSDYLINATDIQIKMAQGAKPGEGGQLPAYKVYPWIAKTRHSTPGVALISPPPHHDIYSIEDLAQLIHDLKNANSQARIHVKLVSAVGVGTVATGVSKAHADVVLISGHDGGTGASPLTSLKHAGTPWEIGLADAQQTLMLNGLRDRITVQCDGALRTGRDVIMAALLGAEEYGFSTAPLIVAGCIMMRVCHLDTCPVGVATQNPQLRSRFTGQVDHLVNFFRFIAEDVRKYLALLGYRTLDEAIGQSQRLHTDSAVAHWKSKGLDLSPIFRKVEGKGPSRRVREQYHALDRALDQTLIQLAEGALEDAHPVTLELPVRNVNRTVGTLLGAEVTRRYGAVGLAEDTIVVKLEGSAGQSLGAFLPPGVTIRLTGDTNDYVGKGLCGGKIVVAPHPDSWFVAEDQVIAGNTILYGATSGEVYLRGRVGERFSVRNSGATAVVEGVGDHACEYMTGGRVVVLGPTGRNLAAGMSGGIAFVHDLDPDKVNMAMVELMRPDPDDLAWLKETITEHAELTGSAIGASILADWPRRCLAFTKVMPTDYKRVLDAARMAEAEGRDVDSAIMEAARG